The genome window ACGGCGAGGACGTCGAGGCGGAGATCCGCGGGCCGGCGGTCACGGCCCACGTCAGCGCCGTCGCGGCCCAGGCGGCCGTCCGCACCCACCTGCTGGCCGCCCAGCGCGAGGGCGTGGCCCGCGACGGCGGGGTGATCGAGGGGCGGGACGCCGCCACCGCCGTCGCGCCGTGGGCCCAGGTGAAGGTGTGGCTCGACGCCGAGGTCGAGGAGCGGGCCCGTCGCCGCGCCGCCCAGGCCGGCGAGCCGGACCGGGTGGCCCACCACGTCGCCGACCTCGTCCGCCGCGATGCCGCCGACGCCGCGCAGATGGCGCGGTCCCCCGACGCGGTCGTCGTCGACACGACCCACATGTCGCTCGAGGACGTCGTGGCTAGCGTGGTGGCCCAGGTCCGAGAGAGGCGAGGACGATGAGTCGTCGGCAAGTGCGGTCGACCGGCGGTGCGCGCGTCGCCGTGGTCGGACGCCCCAACGTGGGCAAGTCCACCCTGGTGAACCGGATCGCCGGGCGCCGCGACGCGATCGTCCAGGAGCTGC of Euzebya sp. contains these proteins:
- the cmk gene encoding (d)CMP kinase, with amino-acid sequence MPAPLVVAIDGPAGSGKSTVAQAVARALGLPHVDTGAYYRAATLAVLRAGVDPTDTEAVPTVVAQARIDRVAGRTDLDGEDVEAEIRGPAVTAHVSAVAAQAAVRTHLLAAQREGVARDGGVIEGRDAATAVAPWAQVKVWLDAEVEERARRRAAQAGEPDRVAHHVADLVRRDAADAAQMARSPDAVVVDTTHMSLEDVVASVVAQVRERRGR